A region from the Prionailurus viverrinus isolate Anna chromosome E2, UM_Priviv_1.0, whole genome shotgun sequence genome encodes:
- the FUZ gene encoding protein fuzzy homolog isoform X3 has product MFGQNLEVQLSSARTEDTTVVWKNFHDSITLIVLSSEEGTSELRLERLLQMVFGAMVLLVGLEELTNIRNVERLKKELRASYRLIDSFLGDSERIGDLTQCVDCVVPPEVSLLQEALSGFAEAAGTAFGSLVVSGRVVAATESWWRLGTPEAVLLPWLVGSLPPQAARDYPVYLPHGSPTVPHRLLTLTLLPGLELCLLCGPRPPLSQLDPQLLDRWWQPVLDPLRTCVPLGPRALPAGFPLHVDVLGLLLLHLELKRCLFTVEPSGDQEPSPEQRRRLLRSFYSLVTATHFPPEPGTPEDKVEDAAQRAQVPRACYLVSGPEEPGTGWRLVALQLGPRRLLLLVSAQSPTHGLRSLATHTLHALTPLL; this is encoded by the exons ATGTTTGGGCAGAATCTCGAGGTGCAGCTGAGCTCTGCAAGGACCGAGGACACGACCGTGGTGTGGAAAAACTTCCATGACAG CATCACCCTCATTGTTCTGTCATCTGAGGAGGGCACCTCGGAGCTGAGGCTGGAGAGACTACTCCAGATGGTGTTTGGGGCCATG GTTCTTCTTGTGGGGCTTGAAGAACTGACCAATATCCGCAACGTAGAGAGGCTGAAGAAGGAGTTGAGG GCCAGTTACCGCCTCATTGACAGTTTCCTGGGGGACTCTGAGCGCATCGGGGACCTGACCCAGTGTGTGGACTGTGTGGTTCCTCCAGAGGTGTCTCTCCTGCAG gaagccctctctggGTTCGCTGAGGCAGCAGGCACGGCCTTTGGCAGCCTGGTCGTGTCGGGCCGGGTGGTCGCAGCAACAGAGAGCTGGTGGCGGCTGGGGACGCCGGAGGCCGTGCTGCTCCCCTGGCTGGTGGGGTCCTTGCCGCCTCAGGCCGCTCGCGACTACCCGGTGTACCTGCCACACGGGAGTCCCACG GTCCCGCACCGGCTTCTGACCCTGACGCTGCTGCCGGGCTTGGAGCTGTGTCTGCTCTGCGGGCCGCGCCCTCCCCTCAGCCAGCTGGATCCACAG CTTCTGGACCGCTGGTGGCAGCCAGTGCTAGACCCGCTGCGGACCTGCGTGCCGCTGGGACCCCGAGCGCTGCCCGCTGGCTTCCCCCTGCACGTGGACGTCCTCGG GCTGCTGCTCCTCCACCTGGAATTGAAACGTTGCCTCTTCACCGTGGAGCCCTCTGGGGATCAAG AGCCTTCTCCTGAGCAGCGCAGGCGCCTCCTCCGCTCCTTCTACTCGTTGGTCACCGCCACGCACTTCCCACCAG AGCCGGGGACACCAGAGGACAAGGTGGAGGATGCAGCCCAGAGGGCCCAGGTGCCGAGAGCCTGCTACCTGGTGTCTGGGCCCGAGGAGCCAGGCACAGGATGGCGGCTGGTGGCCCTGCAGTTGGGGCCACGGCGGTTGCTGCTGCTGGTGTCCGCCCAGAGCCCCACCCATGGGCTGCGGAGCTTGGCCACCCACACTCTCCACGCCCTCACCCCGCTCCTCTGA
- the MED25 gene encoding mediator of RNA polymerase II transcription subunit 25 isoform X2 yields the protein MVPGSEGPARAGGLVADVVFVIEGTANLGPYFEGLRKHYLLPAIEYFNGGPPAETDFGGDYGGTQYSLVVFNTVDCAPESYVQCHAPTSSAYEFVTWLDGIKFMGGGGETCSLIAEGLSTALQLFDDFKKMREQIGQTHRVCLLICNSPPYLLPAVESTTYSGYTTESLVQKIGEQGIHFSIVSPRKLPALRLLFEKAAPPAMLEPLQPPTDVSQDPRHMVLVRGLVLPVGGGSAPGPLQPKQPVPLPPAPPSGASLSAAPQQPLPPVPQQYQVPGNLSAAQVAAQNAVEAAKNQKAGLGPRFSPINPLQQAAPGVGPPFSQAPAPPLPPGPPGAPKPPPASQASLVSTVAPGPGLAPPAQPGAPSMAGTVAPGGVSGPSPAQLGAPALGGQQSVSNKLLAWSGVLEWQEKPKPASVDANTKLTRSLPCQVYVNHGENLKTEQWPQKLIMQLIPQQLLTTLGPLFRNSRMVQFHFTNKDLESLKGLYRIMGNGFAGCVHFPHTAPCEVRVLMLLYSSKKKIFMGLIPYDQSGFVNGIRQVITNHKQVQQQKLEQQRGLQLRPPQPQPQGTVGASAASGQPQPQGAAQAPPGAPQGPPGAAPGPPPPGPILRPQNPGANPQLRSLLLNPPPPQTGVPPPQASLHHLQPPGAPALLPPPHQGLGQPQLGPPLLHPPPAQSWPAQLPPRAPLPVAKRKRDREGHVFREKWERAYFFVEVKSMPMCLICKKIVSVLKEYNLRRHYESKHSKSFDQYTEQTRDAILNELKKGLKRQ from the exons ATGGTCCCCGGGTCGGAGGGCCCGGCCCGCGCCGGGGGCCTCGTGGCTGACGTGGTGTTTGTGATCGAGGGCACAGCCAACCTGGGGCCTTACTTCGAAGGGCTGCGCAAGCACTACCTGCTTCCGGCCATCGA GTACTTTAATGGTGGTCCTCCTGCTGAGACGGACTTCGGGGGAGAC TATGGGGGGACCCAGTACAGCCTCGTGGTGTTCAACACGGTGGACTGCGCTCCTGAGTCCTACGTACAGTGTCACGCTCCCACCAGCAGCGCCTATGAGTTTGTCACCTGGCTCGATGGCATTAA GTTCATGGGCGGGGGAGGTGAGACCTGCAGCCTCATCGCCGAAGGCCTCAGTACCGCCCTGCAGCTATTCGATGACTTCAAGAAGATGCGGGAGCAGAT TGGCCAGACACACCGCGTCTGCCTCCTCATCTGTAACTCGCCCCCTTACCTGCTGCCCGCCGTCGAGAGCACCACGTACTCTGGGTACACGACGGAGAGTCTCGTGCAGAAGATCGGGGAG CAAGGGATCCACTTCTCCATCGTGTCTCCCCGGAAGCTGCCTGCCCTGAGGCTTCTGTTCGAGAAGGCGGCTCCCCCGGCCATGCTGGAGCCGCTGCAGCCACCGACAGATGTGAGCCAGGACCCCCGGCACATGGTGCTGGTGCGGGGGCTGGTGCTGCCGG TTGGGGGTGGCTCAGCCCCAGGCCCCCTCCAGCCAAAGCAGCCTGTGCCCCTGCCTCCAGCTCCACCCTCAGGCGCCTCGCTGTCAGCAGCCCCCCAGCAGCCTCTGCCCCCGGTCCCCCAGCAGTACCAG GTCCCTGGGAACCTGAGCGCAGCTCAGGTGGCTGCCCAGAATGCGGTGGAAGCCGCCAAGAACCAGAAGGCTGGGCTGGGCCCACGCT TCTCACCCATTAACCCTCTCCAGCAAGCTGCTCCAGGAGTGGGTCCCCCCTTCAGCCAGGCACCGGCCCCACCACTACCCCCAGGCCCCCCTGGCGCCCCCAAGCCACCCCCTGCTTCCCAGGCCAGCCTGGTCTCCACCGTGGCTCCCGGCCCGGGCCTGGCCCCGCCCGCACAACCTGGGGCACCGTCCATG GCGGGCACAGTGGCCCCAGGCGGGGTGAGCGGCCCTTCCCCAGCCCAGCTGGGGGCCCCGGCCCTCGGTGGGCAGCAGTCAGTCTCCAACAAACTCCTGGCCTGGAGCGGGGTCCTTGAGTGGCAGGAG AAGCCCAAACCCGCCTCGGTAGACGCCAACACCAAGCTGACGCGGTCGCTGCCGTGCCAGGTCTACGTGAATCACGGCGAGAACTT GAAGACCGAGCAGTGGCCCCAGAAGCTCATCATGCAGCTCATCCCGCAGCAGCTGCTG ACCACCCTGGGCCCTTTGTTCCGGAACTCAAGGATGGTGCAGTTCCATTTCACCAACAAGGACCTGGAATCCCTGAAAGGCCTCTACCGGATCATGGGCAACGGCTTT GCCGGCTGCGTGCACTTCCCCCACACGGCGCCCTGCGAGGTGCGCGTGCTCATGCTCCTGTACTCGTCCAAGAAGAAGATCTTCATGGGCCTCATCCCCTACGACCAGAGCGGCTTTGTCAACGGCATCCGGCAGGTCATTACCAACCACAAGCAGGTCCAGCAGCAGAAACTGGAACAGCAGCGCGGG CTCCAGCTCCGCCCACCACAGCCCCAGCCTCAGGGCACCGTGGGGGCCTCTGCGGCCTCGggacagccccagccccagggtgCTGCCCAGGCCCCCCCGGGTGCCCCCCAAGGCCCTCCTGGAGcagcccccggcccccccccTCCTGGACCCATCCTTCGGCCTCAGAACCCTGGGGCCAACCCCCAACTGCGGAGTCTTCTCCTCAACCCACCGCCG CCCCAGACTGGCgtgcccccaccccaagcctcCCTCCACCATCTCCAGCCACCAGGGGCTCCTGCACTGCTGCCCCCACCACaccagggcctggggcagcccCAGCTGGGGCCCCCCCTCCTGCACCCACCACCCGCCCAGTCCTGGCCCGCACAGCTTCCCCCAAGAGCTCCATTGCCAG TGGCAAAACGAAAGAGAGACCGAGAGGGCCACGTGTTTCGAGAAAAATGGGAGCGAGCCTATTTCTTTGTGGAAGTGAAGAGTATGCCTATGTGCTTAATATGCAAAAAAATCGTATCTGTGTTGAAAGAATACAACCTGAGACGTCATTACGAATCCAAGCACAGTAAGAGCTTCGACCAGTACACGGAACAGACGCGAGACGCGATACTCAATGAACTGAAAAAGGGCCTCAAACGTCAGTAG
- the FUZ gene encoding protein fuzzy homolog isoform X2, whose translation MGEEGTEGTVHLLCLAASSGVPLFCRSSRGGAPARQQLPFSVIGSLNGVHMFGQNLEVQLSSARTEDTTVVWKNFHDSITLIVLSSEEGTSELRLERLLQMVFGAMVLLVGLEELTNIRNVERLKKELRASYRLIDSFLGDSERIGDLTQCVDCVVPPEVSLLQEALSGFAEAAGTAFGSLVVSGRVVAATESWWRLGTPEAVLLPWLVGSLPPQAARDYPVYLPHGSPTLLDRWWQPVLDPLRTCVPLGPRALPAGFPLHVDVLGLLLLHLELKRCLFTVEPSGDQEPSPEQRRRLLRSFYSLVTATHFPPEPGTPEDKVEDAAQRAQVPRACYLVSGPEEPGTGWRLVALQLGPRRLLLLVSAQSPTHGLRSLATHTLHALTPLL comes from the exons ATGGGCGAGGAGGGGACGGAGGGCACCGTGCATCTGCTCTGCCTCGCGGCCTCCAGCGGAGTCCCCTTGTTCTGCAGAAGCAGCCGCGGCGGCGCCCCCGCCCGCCAGCAG CTCCCGTTCTCGGTCATCGGCTCTCTCAATGGCGTACACATGTTTGGGCAGAATCTCGAGGTGCAGCTGAGCTCTGCAAGGACCGAGGACACGACCGTGGTGTGGAAAAACTTCCATGACAG CATCACCCTCATTGTTCTGTCATCTGAGGAGGGCACCTCGGAGCTGAGGCTGGAGAGACTACTCCAGATGGTGTTTGGGGCCATG GTTCTTCTTGTGGGGCTTGAAGAACTGACCAATATCCGCAACGTAGAGAGGCTGAAGAAGGAGTTGAGG GCCAGTTACCGCCTCATTGACAGTTTCCTGGGGGACTCTGAGCGCATCGGGGACCTGACCCAGTGTGTGGACTGTGTGGTTCCTCCAGAGGTGTCTCTCCTGCAG gaagccctctctggGTTCGCTGAGGCAGCAGGCACGGCCTTTGGCAGCCTGGTCGTGTCGGGCCGGGTGGTCGCAGCAACAGAGAGCTGGTGGCGGCTGGGGACGCCGGAGGCCGTGCTGCTCCCCTGGCTGGTGGGGTCCTTGCCGCCTCAGGCCGCTCGCGACTACCCGGTGTACCTGCCACACGGGAGTCCCACG CTTCTGGACCGCTGGTGGCAGCCAGTGCTAGACCCGCTGCGGACCTGCGTGCCGCTGGGACCCCGAGCGCTGCCCGCTGGCTTCCCCCTGCACGTGGACGTCCTCGG GCTGCTGCTCCTCCACCTGGAATTGAAACGTTGCCTCTTCACCGTGGAGCCCTCTGGGGATCAAG AGCCTTCTCCTGAGCAGCGCAGGCGCCTCCTCCGCTCCTTCTACTCGTTGGTCACCGCCACGCACTTCCCACCAG AGCCGGGGACACCAGAGGACAAGGTGGAGGATGCAGCCCAGAGGGCCCAGGTGCCGAGAGCCTGCTACCTGGTGTCTGGGCCCGAGGAGCCAGGCACAGGATGGCGGCTGGTGGCCCTGCAGTTGGGGCCACGGCGGTTGCTGCTGCTGGTGTCCGCCCAGAGCCCCACCCATGGGCTGCGGAGCTTGGCCACCCACACTCTCCACGCCCTCACCCCGCTCCTCTGA
- the MED25 gene encoding mediator of RNA polymerase II transcription subunit 25 isoform X1 — protein sequence MVPGSEGPARAGGLVADVVFVIEGTANLGPYFEGLRKHYLLPAIEYFNGGPPAETDFGGDYGGTQYSLVVFNTVDCAPESYVQCHAPTSSAYEFVTWLDGIKFMGGGGETCSLIAEGLSTALQLFDDFKKMREQIGQTHRVCLLICNSPPYLLPAVESTTYSGYTTESLVQKIGEQGIHFSIVSPRKLPALRLLFEKAAPPAMLEPLQPPTDVSQDPRHMVLVRGLVLPVGGGSAPGPLQPKQPVPLPPAPPSGASLSAAPQQPLPPVPQQYQVPGNLSAAQVAAQNAVEAAKNQKAGLGPRFSPINPLQQAAPGVGPPFSQAPAPPLPPGPPGAPKPPPASQASLVSTVAPGPGLAPPAQPGAPSMAGTVAPGGVSGPSPAQLGAPALGGQQSVSNKLLAWSGVLEWQEKPKPASVDANTKLTRSLPCQVYVNHGENLKTEQWPQKLIMQLIPQQLLTTLGPLFRNSRMVQFHFTNKDLESLKGLYRIMGNGFAGCVHFPHTAPCEVRVLMLLYSSKKKIFMGLIPYDQSGFVNGIRQVITNHKQVQQQKLEQQRGMGAQQAPPGLGPILEDQARPSQNLLQLRPPQPQPQGTVGASAASGQPQPQGAAQAPPGAPQGPPGAAPGPPPPGPILRPQNPGANPQLRSLLLNPPPPQTGVPPPQASLHHLQPPGAPALLPPPHQGLGQPQLGPPLLHPPPAQSWPAQLPPRAPLPVAKRKRDREGHVFREKWERAYFFVEVKSMPMCLICKKIVSVLKEYNLRRHYESKHSKSFDQYTEQTRDAILNELKKGLKRQ from the exons ATGGTCCCCGGGTCGGAGGGCCCGGCCCGCGCCGGGGGCCTCGTGGCTGACGTGGTGTTTGTGATCGAGGGCACAGCCAACCTGGGGCCTTACTTCGAAGGGCTGCGCAAGCACTACCTGCTTCCGGCCATCGA GTACTTTAATGGTGGTCCTCCTGCTGAGACGGACTTCGGGGGAGAC TATGGGGGGACCCAGTACAGCCTCGTGGTGTTCAACACGGTGGACTGCGCTCCTGAGTCCTACGTACAGTGTCACGCTCCCACCAGCAGCGCCTATGAGTTTGTCACCTGGCTCGATGGCATTAA GTTCATGGGCGGGGGAGGTGAGACCTGCAGCCTCATCGCCGAAGGCCTCAGTACCGCCCTGCAGCTATTCGATGACTTCAAGAAGATGCGGGAGCAGAT TGGCCAGACACACCGCGTCTGCCTCCTCATCTGTAACTCGCCCCCTTACCTGCTGCCCGCCGTCGAGAGCACCACGTACTCTGGGTACACGACGGAGAGTCTCGTGCAGAAGATCGGGGAG CAAGGGATCCACTTCTCCATCGTGTCTCCCCGGAAGCTGCCTGCCCTGAGGCTTCTGTTCGAGAAGGCGGCTCCCCCGGCCATGCTGGAGCCGCTGCAGCCACCGACAGATGTGAGCCAGGACCCCCGGCACATGGTGCTGGTGCGGGGGCTGGTGCTGCCGG TTGGGGGTGGCTCAGCCCCAGGCCCCCTCCAGCCAAAGCAGCCTGTGCCCCTGCCTCCAGCTCCACCCTCAGGCGCCTCGCTGTCAGCAGCCCCCCAGCAGCCTCTGCCCCCGGTCCCCCAGCAGTACCAG GTCCCTGGGAACCTGAGCGCAGCTCAGGTGGCTGCCCAGAATGCGGTGGAAGCCGCCAAGAACCAGAAGGCTGGGCTGGGCCCACGCT TCTCACCCATTAACCCTCTCCAGCAAGCTGCTCCAGGAGTGGGTCCCCCCTTCAGCCAGGCACCGGCCCCACCACTACCCCCAGGCCCCCCTGGCGCCCCCAAGCCACCCCCTGCTTCCCAGGCCAGCCTGGTCTCCACCGTGGCTCCCGGCCCGGGCCTGGCCCCGCCCGCACAACCTGGGGCACCGTCCATG GCGGGCACAGTGGCCCCAGGCGGGGTGAGCGGCCCTTCCCCAGCCCAGCTGGGGGCCCCGGCCCTCGGTGGGCAGCAGTCAGTCTCCAACAAACTCCTGGCCTGGAGCGGGGTCCTTGAGTGGCAGGAG AAGCCCAAACCCGCCTCGGTAGACGCCAACACCAAGCTGACGCGGTCGCTGCCGTGCCAGGTCTACGTGAATCACGGCGAGAACTT GAAGACCGAGCAGTGGCCCCAGAAGCTCATCATGCAGCTCATCCCGCAGCAGCTGCTG ACCACCCTGGGCCCTTTGTTCCGGAACTCAAGGATGGTGCAGTTCCATTTCACCAACAAGGACCTGGAATCCCTGAAAGGCCTCTACCGGATCATGGGCAACGGCTTT GCCGGCTGCGTGCACTTCCCCCACACGGCGCCCTGCGAGGTGCGCGTGCTCATGCTCCTGTACTCGTCCAAGAAGAAGATCTTCATGGGCCTCATCCCCTACGACCAGAGCGGCTTTGTCAACGGCATCCGGCAGGTCATTACCAACCACAAGCAGGTCCAGCAGCAGAAACTGGAACAGCAGCGCGGG ATGGGGGCACAGCAGGCACCCCCCGGGCTGGGCCCCATTCTGGAGGACCAGGCGAGACCCTCACAGAATCTG CTCCAGCTCCGCCCACCACAGCCCCAGCCTCAGGGCACCGTGGGGGCCTCTGCGGCCTCGggacagccccagccccagggtgCTGCCCAGGCCCCCCCGGGTGCCCCCCAAGGCCCTCCTGGAGcagcccccggcccccccccTCCTGGACCCATCCTTCGGCCTCAGAACCCTGGGGCCAACCCCCAACTGCGGAGTCTTCTCCTCAACCCACCGCCG CCCCAGACTGGCgtgcccccaccccaagcctcCCTCCACCATCTCCAGCCACCAGGGGCTCCTGCACTGCTGCCCCCACCACaccagggcctggggcagcccCAGCTGGGGCCCCCCCTCCTGCACCCACCACCCGCCCAGTCCTGGCCCGCACAGCTTCCCCCAAGAGCTCCATTGCCAG TGGCAAAACGAAAGAGAGACCGAGAGGGCCACGTGTTTCGAGAAAAATGGGAGCGAGCCTATTTCTTTGTGGAAGTGAAGAGTATGCCTATGTGCTTAATATGCAAAAAAATCGTATCTGTGTTGAAAGAATACAACCTGAGACGTCATTACGAATCCAAGCACAGTAAGAGCTTCGACCAGTACACGGAACAGACGCGAGACGCGATACTCAATGAACTGAAAAAGGGCCTCAAACGTCAGTAG
- the FUZ gene encoding protein fuzzy homolog isoform X1, producing MGEEGTEGTVHLLCLAASSGVPLFCRSSRGGAPARQQLPFSVIGSLNGVHMFGQNLEVQLSSARTEDTTVVWKNFHDSITLIVLSSEEGTSELRLERLLQMVFGAMVLLVGLEELTNIRNVERLKKELRASYRLIDSFLGDSERIGDLTQCVDCVVPPEVSLLQEALSGFAEAAGTAFGSLVVSGRVVAATESWWRLGTPEAVLLPWLVGSLPPQAARDYPVYLPHGSPTVPHRLLTLTLLPGLELCLLCGPRPPLSQLDPQLLDRWWQPVLDPLRTCVPLGPRALPAGFPLHVDVLGLLLLHLELKRCLFTVEPSGDQEPSPEQRRRLLRSFYSLVTATHFPPEPGTPEDKVEDAAQRAQVPRACYLVSGPEEPGTGWRLVALQLGPRRLLLLVSAQSPTHGLRSLATHTLHALTPLL from the exons ATGGGCGAGGAGGGGACGGAGGGCACCGTGCATCTGCTCTGCCTCGCGGCCTCCAGCGGAGTCCCCTTGTTCTGCAGAAGCAGCCGCGGCGGCGCCCCCGCCCGCCAGCAG CTCCCGTTCTCGGTCATCGGCTCTCTCAATGGCGTACACATGTTTGGGCAGAATCTCGAGGTGCAGCTGAGCTCTGCAAGGACCGAGGACACGACCGTGGTGTGGAAAAACTTCCATGACAG CATCACCCTCATTGTTCTGTCATCTGAGGAGGGCACCTCGGAGCTGAGGCTGGAGAGACTACTCCAGATGGTGTTTGGGGCCATG GTTCTTCTTGTGGGGCTTGAAGAACTGACCAATATCCGCAACGTAGAGAGGCTGAAGAAGGAGTTGAGG GCCAGTTACCGCCTCATTGACAGTTTCCTGGGGGACTCTGAGCGCATCGGGGACCTGACCCAGTGTGTGGACTGTGTGGTTCCTCCAGAGGTGTCTCTCCTGCAG gaagccctctctggGTTCGCTGAGGCAGCAGGCACGGCCTTTGGCAGCCTGGTCGTGTCGGGCCGGGTGGTCGCAGCAACAGAGAGCTGGTGGCGGCTGGGGACGCCGGAGGCCGTGCTGCTCCCCTGGCTGGTGGGGTCCTTGCCGCCTCAGGCCGCTCGCGACTACCCGGTGTACCTGCCACACGGGAGTCCCACG GTCCCGCACCGGCTTCTGACCCTGACGCTGCTGCCGGGCTTGGAGCTGTGTCTGCTCTGCGGGCCGCGCCCTCCCCTCAGCCAGCTGGATCCACAG CTTCTGGACCGCTGGTGGCAGCCAGTGCTAGACCCGCTGCGGACCTGCGTGCCGCTGGGACCCCGAGCGCTGCCCGCTGGCTTCCCCCTGCACGTGGACGTCCTCGG GCTGCTGCTCCTCCACCTGGAATTGAAACGTTGCCTCTTCACCGTGGAGCCCTCTGGGGATCAAG AGCCTTCTCCTGAGCAGCGCAGGCGCCTCCTCCGCTCCTTCTACTCGTTGGTCACCGCCACGCACTTCCCACCAG AGCCGGGGACACCAGAGGACAAGGTGGAGGATGCAGCCCAGAGGGCCCAGGTGCCGAGAGCCTGCTACCTGGTGTCTGGGCCCGAGGAGCCAGGCACAGGATGGCGGCTGGTGGCCCTGCAGTTGGGGCCACGGCGGTTGCTGCTGCTGGTGTCCGCCCAGAGCCCCACCCATGGGCTGCGGAGCTTGGCCACCCACACTCTCCACGCCCTCACCCCGCTCCTCTGA
- the MED25 gene encoding mediator of RNA polymerase II transcription subunit 25 isoform X3, giving the protein MVPGSEGPARAGGLVADVVFVIEGTANLGPYFEGLRKHYLLPAIEYFNGGPPAETDFGGDYGGTQYSLVVFNTVDCAPESYVQCHAPTSSAYEFVTWLDGIKFMGGGGETCSLIAEGLSTALQLFDDFKKMREQIGQTHRVCLLICNSPPYLLPAVESTTYSGYTTESLVQKIGEQGIHFSIVSPRKLPALRLLFEKAAPPAMLEPLQPPTDVSQDPRHMVLVRGLVLPVGGGSAPGPLQPKQPVPLPPAPPSGASLSAAPQQPLPPVPQQYQVPGNLSAAQVAAQNAVEAAKNQKAGLGPRFSPINPLQQAAPGVGPPFSQAPAPPLPPGPPGAPKPPPASQASLVSTVAPGPGLAPPAQPGAPSMAGTVAPGGVSGPSPAQLGAPALGGQQSVSNKLLAWSGVLEWQEKPKPASVDANTKLTRSLPCQVYVNHGENLKTEQWPQKLIMQLIPQQLLTTLGPLFRNSRMVQFHFTNKDLESLKGLYRIMGNGFAGCVHFPHTAPCEVRVLMLLYSSKKKIFMGLIPYDQSGFVNGIRQVITNHKQVQQQKLEQQRGMGAQQAPPGLGPILEDQARPSQNLLQLRPPQPQPQGTVGASAASGQPQPQGAAQAPPGAPQGPPGAAPGPPPPGPILRPQNPGANPQLRSLLLNPPPPQTGVPPPQASLHHLQPPGAPALLPPPHQGLGQPQLGPPLLHPPPAQSWPAQLPPRAPLPGQMLLSGGPRGPVPQPGLQPSVMEDDILMDLI; this is encoded by the exons ATGGTCCCCGGGTCGGAGGGCCCGGCCCGCGCCGGGGGCCTCGTGGCTGACGTGGTGTTTGTGATCGAGGGCACAGCCAACCTGGGGCCTTACTTCGAAGGGCTGCGCAAGCACTACCTGCTTCCGGCCATCGA GTACTTTAATGGTGGTCCTCCTGCTGAGACGGACTTCGGGGGAGAC TATGGGGGGACCCAGTACAGCCTCGTGGTGTTCAACACGGTGGACTGCGCTCCTGAGTCCTACGTACAGTGTCACGCTCCCACCAGCAGCGCCTATGAGTTTGTCACCTGGCTCGATGGCATTAA GTTCATGGGCGGGGGAGGTGAGACCTGCAGCCTCATCGCCGAAGGCCTCAGTACCGCCCTGCAGCTATTCGATGACTTCAAGAAGATGCGGGAGCAGAT TGGCCAGACACACCGCGTCTGCCTCCTCATCTGTAACTCGCCCCCTTACCTGCTGCCCGCCGTCGAGAGCACCACGTACTCTGGGTACACGACGGAGAGTCTCGTGCAGAAGATCGGGGAG CAAGGGATCCACTTCTCCATCGTGTCTCCCCGGAAGCTGCCTGCCCTGAGGCTTCTGTTCGAGAAGGCGGCTCCCCCGGCCATGCTGGAGCCGCTGCAGCCACCGACAGATGTGAGCCAGGACCCCCGGCACATGGTGCTGGTGCGGGGGCTGGTGCTGCCGG TTGGGGGTGGCTCAGCCCCAGGCCCCCTCCAGCCAAAGCAGCCTGTGCCCCTGCCTCCAGCTCCACCCTCAGGCGCCTCGCTGTCAGCAGCCCCCCAGCAGCCTCTGCCCCCGGTCCCCCAGCAGTACCAG GTCCCTGGGAACCTGAGCGCAGCTCAGGTGGCTGCCCAGAATGCGGTGGAAGCCGCCAAGAACCAGAAGGCTGGGCTGGGCCCACGCT TCTCACCCATTAACCCTCTCCAGCAAGCTGCTCCAGGAGTGGGTCCCCCCTTCAGCCAGGCACCGGCCCCACCACTACCCCCAGGCCCCCCTGGCGCCCCCAAGCCACCCCCTGCTTCCCAGGCCAGCCTGGTCTCCACCGTGGCTCCCGGCCCGGGCCTGGCCCCGCCCGCACAACCTGGGGCACCGTCCATG GCGGGCACAGTGGCCCCAGGCGGGGTGAGCGGCCCTTCCCCAGCCCAGCTGGGGGCCCCGGCCCTCGGTGGGCAGCAGTCAGTCTCCAACAAACTCCTGGCCTGGAGCGGGGTCCTTGAGTGGCAGGAG AAGCCCAAACCCGCCTCGGTAGACGCCAACACCAAGCTGACGCGGTCGCTGCCGTGCCAGGTCTACGTGAATCACGGCGAGAACTT GAAGACCGAGCAGTGGCCCCAGAAGCTCATCATGCAGCTCATCCCGCAGCAGCTGCTG ACCACCCTGGGCCCTTTGTTCCGGAACTCAAGGATGGTGCAGTTCCATTTCACCAACAAGGACCTGGAATCCCTGAAAGGCCTCTACCGGATCATGGGCAACGGCTTT GCCGGCTGCGTGCACTTCCCCCACACGGCGCCCTGCGAGGTGCGCGTGCTCATGCTCCTGTACTCGTCCAAGAAGAAGATCTTCATGGGCCTCATCCCCTACGACCAGAGCGGCTTTGTCAACGGCATCCGGCAGGTCATTACCAACCACAAGCAGGTCCAGCAGCAGAAACTGGAACAGCAGCGCGGG ATGGGGGCACAGCAGGCACCCCCCGGGCTGGGCCCCATTCTGGAGGACCAGGCGAGACCCTCACAGAATCTG CTCCAGCTCCGCCCACCACAGCCCCAGCCTCAGGGCACCGTGGGGGCCTCTGCGGCCTCGggacagccccagccccagggtgCTGCCCAGGCCCCCCCGGGTGCCCCCCAAGGCCCTCCTGGAGcagcccccggcccccccccTCCTGGACCCATCCTTCGGCCTCAGAACCCTGGGGCCAACCCCCAACTGCGGAGTCTTCTCCTCAACCCACCGCCG CCCCAGACTGGCgtgcccccaccccaagcctcCCTCCACCATCTCCAGCCACCAGGGGCTCCTGCACTGCTGCCCCCACCACaccagggcctggggcagcccCAGCTGGGGCCCCCCCTCCTGCACCCACCACCCGCCCAGTCCTGGCCCGCACAGCTTCCCCCAAGAGCTCCATTGCCAG gTCAGATGCTGCTGAGCGGGGGTCCCCGGGGCCCGGTTCCTCAGCCGGGCCTGCAGCCCAGCGTCATGGAGGACGACATCCTCATGGATCTCATCTGA